GGCCGAGGCCGGCTACGCCGTCAGCGGCCTGTCTCTCAGCGCCAATCTGCTGGCGTCGCGCACCGATATCCTGCGCGCCAACCCTGAATTCGCTCAACAGCTGGCCAAGGGTCTGCCCAACGCACCGGACATCTCCTTCGGCCTCGTCGCGTCCTATAGGCGTGATTTTGCGCGCAGCCTCGCGTGGCGGGTGACTGGCGCGGCAAGCTATGTCGGCGCCTCGCGCGTCACCTTCGATCCGGCGCTATCGTCCAAGATGGGCGACTATGTGCGCCTGAAGTTCGCCGCAGCCCTTAGCGGTCGCGGTTGGAACGCCGAGCTGTTCGTCACCAACCCCCTCGACCAGCTCGCCAACACCTTCGCGTTCGGTAATCCCTTCACGTTCGTGCAGGTGAACCAGTCGACGCCGCAGCGCCCCCTGACCCTCGGCCTGACGCTCAGCGCGTTTCGCTGATTTTTCTCAGGGGCACGTAGGGGGGCGACGTTTCAGCGTCGTCTCATCATCAACGCCGTGACGACTGGAGACGGAGCAGCGTTGGAAAGTCGGCCAATCGCTCCCTGTGGCCGACGCGTCCCCGGATCCCTCGCGCGCTCGATACGCTGCGGCGGAGACCCGGAACGGGCTTCAAGCGCGGTCACCGCCGACCCCTGGTCGGGCGGGGCCGCGCTTTTCCGCATTCAATGCGATTCTTCGGCATGGATTTTTGTTTCGACTTGGCGCAATGATGTGGGCAAGGCGGATTAGGCCGGGCGCCATACGGTCCTCCGTCGTGCCGTGACGCGCTTTCCAGGGGGCATCGCGACATTTTTCTGGGACGGTTTCTCCAGTACCGCTTCCAGTGCATTTCGTCCCGGTTTGGCCGCGCCAAGCCGGGACGTTTTGAGTCTGGGGCCTAGCTTTCCGCCAACCAGGCCTGAAACTCCGGCGTTTCCAGCAGGCGCTCGGCATAGGCGCCGGCGAGGCCGGTGTCGCCGTAGTCGCTCAGCCGCACGCCGTAGGTGAAGAACCGGCTGGCCACCGGCGTGTAGACGGCGTCGACGATGCTCCATTCACCCAGCAGGAACGGCCCGCCGAATCGGCCAAGCAGCTCGTTCCACAGCGCGCTGATGCGCCGGATGTCCTTGGCGGTCGCATCGGACAGCGTCGCATGATGCGGCTGCGCGGCCAGGTCCATCGGGCATTCGCCGCGTAGCGACGAGAACCCCGCGTGCATTTCCGCGGCGGCTGAACGGCCCAAGGCGCGGGCGACGGGGTCGGTCGGCCAGAGACGCGCTTCCGGGAATTTCTCGGCGAGGTACTCGCAGATCGCCATGGAATCCCAGACCGTGAGGCCGTCGTCCTTCAGGACCGGCGCCTTGCCGCTGCCCGAATGGGTGAGGAGTTCCGCTTCCGTCGCCTCGCCACGGCGCAGGGCGACCAAGGTCTCCTGGAAGGGCGCGCCCGCGTGTTTGGCGACCAACCACGGTCGCAGCGACCAGGTCGACCAGGCCTTGGTGCCGATCACGAGTTCCATGCCACACTCCATCAATCTCTTCGCGCCGGCGCCTATGCTACTGGCTCCGTCTCGTTACAAGGACCCGTCGCAAACTGCCAACCGCTCTGCTGAAACGCCGCCCATGACCCCCGCGCCGGAAACTAGCGTCGTCTTTGAAAGCGCGACCCTGCTGGCGCGGCGGCTCGGCGGCTATTCGAGCCGGATCTGCGCCGTCACCTTCTCGCCGTTCGATGAAGAGACCGGCCTCGAGCGGGCGGGCTTCGGCGAACACTTCTTTCAACAGCTCGGCGTAGACGCCGTTCACATCGTGCCCGTCGGCAACCACTGGTACCAATATCCGGACCTGCCCGACCTCTGCGCCAAGGTTCGTGAAGCGGTGGCCGGCTACGAACGGGTCATCACCTACGGCTCCAGCATGGGCGCCTATGCGGCGATCCGCTTCGGCGGTTGGGTCGGCGCCCACGCCGCGCTCGCCCTATCGCCGCAGTTCTCGATCGCTGCGCGGCCGGCGGCGCTGGGACTGCACTGGCGCGACTATGTGCCGAATGACCGGCGGTGGCGACGGTATGGCCAGTCTCTCAGGTTCCCCTACGAGGCCCGGAGGGACTTCGCGCGCCACGCCGTCATTGTCTACGATCCCCTGACGGAAGATCGCCAGCATGCCGAACTCTATGCGGCGACGGGCGACGTCACGCTCGTTCCAGCGCCGCACAGCGGTCACCCCTGTGGCGTTTTGCTCACCCAATCCGGACTGCTGACCCCTCTGATCAGCGATGTGCTCAATAACACTTTCGACGCGGCTCACTTTCGTCAGGAGGCCGAGCGACTGGGCAAGGACACGCCGCAATTCCTGATCGAACAGGCCCTGCGCGCCGAAGGTCGGCAGGAGCGGCGGCGCCTGGCGGAAATGGCCTACGCGGCGTTTCCAGGAAATCCGTCGGCCCTGCGCCTCATGGCGCAAACTTCCCTCGCGGTCGGCGACCACGCCGCCGCCGCGATAGCCGCGCAGGCGCTGGTGGCGCTGGAGCCGCAGTTTCAGACCAACCTGTTCCTCTTGAGCCAGGCCCACGCCAGCGCGGGTCGCCTGGAGCCGGCGATCGCCATCCTGAGGGAGCTCGTCGAGCGCCCAGATCATCCGCCCGAATTTGACCGCCGCTTACGAGCCTTGAACCGGCGACGGCGGCTGCGTCGGATCTTTGTTCCGCTCGCCCGGTCCCAATAGCCGCAAGGGCCGTGCTTCAGGGGCGCGCAAAGCTGTGCTATGGGCGGGCGGTCGCCGCCAGGGTATTTCGCGCGTGAATCGCTCGATCATCATCGCAGCCCTTGCTCGCCACCGTACGGTCATGGCCGTACGGGCGAAGCCGGCTGGTGAAATGGAGCGCAACGACCGCCTGATCCACATCTGAGATCGGCGTTCCGCCGCTCCCGCCCGGGAGCAGTGGTCACGGTGACGAGACAAGCTGACGCCCACGGGAGAGGCTCCACCCATAGGACCTCCCGCCATGCCCACCCTCACCCCCGAGCTTTATCTCGGCCTTTGCGCCTTCGCCTTCGCGTCCTCGATCACCCCGGGGCCGAACAACGCCATGCTGCTCGCCTCTGGCGCCAACTTCGGCGTGCGCCGGACCGCGCCTCATATGATGGGCGTGTGGCTCGGGTTCACCCTCCTGATTCTGGGGTCGGGCCTGCTGTTGGGCGGCCTGTTCACCGCCTATCCGGCGTTGCACCAGGCCTTGAAGATCGCCGGCGCCATCTACCTGGCCTGGCTCGCGTGGAAGATCGCGACCAGCGCCAAGGGCGGGAGCGCCGCCGGGCCTGACCGGCCCATGACCCTCGCCCAGGCGGCGCTCTTTCAGCTGGTCAATGTGAAGGGCTGGGCGATGGCTCTCAGCGCGGCCGCCGGCTACGCGCCGCCTGAGCACTATGTGGCCAACATGCTCGCGGTCACAGCCGTCTTCGCCGTCATCAACCTGCCCTGCATCCTGGTCTGGACCGCGTTTGGCGCGTCCCTGCGCGGCTGGCTGGCGAAACCGGGGCGTCTCCAGCGGTTCAACTGGCTGATGGCCGCACTGCTGGCGGCCTCGATCCCCCCGATGTTCCTGGAGAGCTGAGTTAGAGGTTCGCCGGAAAGGTCAGGACGGCGCGCAGGCCGGGCTCATTGTCGATGTAGGTCAGTTCGCCCTGCAACTGACCGACCATGGCGGTCATCATGCGCGTGCCAAACCCCTTGCCCGGCGAATGATTGCCCTTGCCAGAGTCGGCGACGACCACCCGCAGGGTCGGGCCGGCCGCCTCCAGGCTTATGCAGATCGGGCCCGGCCGGCCGCCGTAGGCGTATTTGTTGGCGTTGATCACCAGTTCGGTCAGCACGAGCCCCACCGTCACAGCCCGATCGGTGCTCAGCATAACCGGCGCCAGGTCCAGGGCGATATGGTCGGACCACTCTTCGCCGATGGAGTTCTTCAGCTCGCCGGTCAGCTCCTCGATATAACGCGCCAGGTCGACGATCTCGATCTGGTCGCTGCGGTAAAGGCGCCGGTGCACCAGGGCCACGGCGTTCAATCGCTGCTGTGCGTCATGGAGCTGGGCCTGGACCTCCAGGTTTTCGGTGGCCCGTGACTGCAAGCCTAAGAAGCTCGACACCAGCTGCAGGCTGTTCTGCACTCGGTGGTTCACCTCGCGCAGAAGGAACTCCTTCTGTTCGATAAGCCCGTCCTTGGCGGCGACCGCGTCGCGCAGGGTCTTGTTGAGGTCCAGTAGTTGCTGGCGATGGCGAAGTTCGGTCAGGCCCTGGCGGAGGCGCGACGCCGCCTCGATCTCGGGCAGGCTCCAGCGCCGCGCGCGCCCCCGCACGGTTTCACCCCAGGCCTCGAAAGAGGCGCGCGGACTGAGCGATTCGCCGGGCTTGAGCGTCAAATCCTTATGGGGGTTGCCGGCCCATTCGATGACCTGGACCTGCTCGGCGCGAAACCACATCAGCACGAAGGGTTCGTCCGCCGAGACCACCACGGCGAGCAGGCCGCTGGCGATCTCGCGAAAGTCCGCCATCCAGCCGATGGTCGTGGCCAAGGCGTCGGTAGCGAAAGGCTCATGCGGATGATGCGCGAGCATCCAATCGGCCAACCGCCGCACCGCCATCTCGCCCGGCGTGGCGCCGCTCATGAGCACCTCGCCAGCGCGGACCGAGGCCGCGCCGTCGCTGCGCAAGACTCTGGCCAGTTCATCGATGTTCGTCGCCAGACCCTGGTCCAGGGTCGGCCCACCAGCCAGGTCATCAATAAATCGGTCTTCCTGGCTCCGCAGCCTTATCCGCTCGCGGTAAAGTGCGGCCTCCTCCTTCGCCCGGACCTGGCGCGCCAAGCCGCCAGCCAAGGCCGCGCAGGCGGCGCGGACATCGTAGGCGAGCCCTTTCGGCGTGCGGTGATGGCAGGCCACCAGACCCCAAAGGACGCCGTCCTTCACGATCGACACCGAGGCGGAGGCCGCCACCCCCATGTTTCGCATATACTGCATGTGGATGGGCGAGACGCTGCGCAGGACCGCGTCGCTCATGTCCAGAGGCTCCGGCCCAGCCCATGCCGGACGAAGCGGCTGCGGGTCGTAGGTCACGTCCGGGATCACGCGCACCAGGTTGCGCACATAGAGCGCGCGAGCCTGGCGGGGGATATCTGTTCCCGGGAAGTGATGACGCATGAAACTCGGCAGTTCATCCACCTTGTCCTCCGCCACGACAGCGCCGGCCGATTCCTCAATGAATTGGTAGATCATCACCCGGTCGAAGCCGGTCAGGTCGCGAAACGCCCTAGCCGCCTGTTGGCAGAGCGCCTCCAGGGTGGCCGCGCGCTCAAAACTCGCCGCGGCTGCGCTCAAGCGCGCCAAGATCATGGCGGCCGGCGCATTGGCCTCGTTCGCCGGCTCCAGCTCGACGATCAGATGAGCGCCGCTCAGGTGCGCGCTGACATCGAACAGCTCACGGCAGCGCTCCAGACGGCCGACATAGCCTGAGCGCGCCTCCGCGGCGACGACCGCGGCGCCGGCCAGATTTCCCCCAATCAGGCTGTTGAGCGCGGCGCCGCACCAATCACTTTCGCCTAGTCGGCCTTCGATCTCACCTGCGCCATGGACGACAACGAGATCGCTGCGGCGCGCAACCAGCATGACGCCGTGCGGCTGGATCGACCCCGGGACATGGATCGGCTCACGGTCGCAGGCCGTCAGGTCAGGATTCTCACTCAAACCGGCGCGCTTTCGCGGCACAGCCAGGTTTCCGCACACTGGAATCCCAGTCGGGCGCCATCGACGACGCTAGGCGACTGATCAGCCGGTGCGGCGTCGAGGACGGCCATGAATGTCCGCCAACGGGCGCCAGTCTGGTCGCCGTAGGGGTGCAGGAAGCTCAGGCC
This is a stretch of genomic DNA from Phenylobacterium immobile (ATCC 35973). It encodes these proteins:
- a CDS encoding glutathione S-transferase family protein — translated: MELVIGTKAWSTWSLRPWLVAKHAGAPFQETLVALRRGEATEAELLTHSGSGKAPVLKDDGLTVWDSMAICEYLAEKFPEARLWPTDPVARALGRSAAAEMHAGFSSLRGECPMDLAAQPHHATLSDATAKDIRRISALWNELLGRFGGPFLLGEWSIVDAVYTPVASRFFTYGVRLSDYGDTGLAGAYAERLLETPEFQAWLAES
- a CDS encoding tetratricopeptide repeat protein, with the protein product MTPAPETSVVFESATLLARRLGGYSSRICAVTFSPFDEETGLERAGFGEHFFQQLGVDAVHIVPVGNHWYQYPDLPDLCAKVREAVAGYERVITYGSSMGAYAAIRFGGWVGAHAALALSPQFSIAARPAALGLHWRDYVPNDRRWRRYGQSLRFPYEARRDFARHAVIVYDPLTEDRQHAELYAATGDVTLVPAPHSGHPCGVLLTQSGLLTPLISDVLNNTFDAAHFRQEAERLGKDTPQFLIEQALRAEGRQERRRLAEMAYAAFPGNPSALRLMAQTSLAVGDHAAAAIAAQALVALEPQFQTNLFLLSQAHASAGRLEPAIAILRELVERPDHPPEFDRRLRALNRRRRLRRIFVPLARSQ
- a CDS encoding LysE family translocator translates to MPTLTPELYLGLCAFAFASSITPGPNNAMLLASGANFGVRRTAPHMMGVWLGFTLLILGSGLLLGGLFTAYPALHQALKIAGAIYLAWLAWKIATSAKGGSAAGPDRPMTLAQAALFQLVNVKGWAMALSAAAGYAPPEHYVANMLAVTAVFAVINLPCILVWTAFGASLRGWLAKPGRLQRFNWLMAALLAASIPPMFLES
- a CDS encoding histidine kinase dimerization/phosphoacceptor domain -containing protein, with protein sequence MSENPDLTACDREPIHVPGSIQPHGVMLVARRSDLVVVHGAGEIEGRLGESDWCGAALNSLIGGNLAGAAVVAAEARSGYVGRLERCRELFDVSAHLSGAHLIVELEPANEANAPAAMILARLSAAAASFERAATLEALCQQAARAFRDLTGFDRVMIYQFIEESAGAVVAEDKVDELPSFMRHHFPGTDIPRQARALYVRNLVRVIPDVTYDPQPLRPAWAGPEPLDMSDAVLRSVSPIHMQYMRNMGVAASASVSIVKDGVLWGLVACHHRTPKGLAYDVRAACAALAGGLARQVRAKEEAALYRERIRLRSQEDRFIDDLAGGPTLDQGLATNIDELARVLRSDGAASVRAGEVLMSGATPGEMAVRRLADWMLAHHPHEPFATDALATTIGWMADFREIASGLLAVVVSADEPFVLMWFRAEQVQVIEWAGNPHKDLTLKPGESLSPRASFEAWGETVRGRARRWSLPEIEAASRLRQGLTELRHRQQLLDLNKTLRDAVAAKDGLIEQKEFLLREVNHRVQNSLQLVSSFLGLQSRATENLEVQAQLHDAQQRLNAVALVHRRLYRSDQIEIVDLARYIEELTGELKNSIGEEWSDHIALDLAPVMLSTDRAVTVGLVLTELVINANKYAYGGRPGPICISLEAAGPTLRVVVADSGKGNHSPGKGFGTRMMTAMVGQLQGELTYIDNEPGLRAVLTFPANL